The following coding sequences lie in one Rutidosis leptorrhynchoides isolate AG116_Rl617_1_P2 chromosome 6, CSIRO_AGI_Rlap_v1, whole genome shotgun sequence genomic window:
- the LOC139853868 gene encoding F-box protein At2g35280-like codes for MEVTQPKTIENLPQDMLVEILSRVGSYSSDQLFMCKLVCKSFSKLSKDPLVLKRLSLDRWPLLPWGNPRFFVFLFRCTIFGNPNAIFHWGLIGYFDGSHIDYGLECLKQASNSQLKEAVYVYGLIMFASCKIEEKHVGLQILNETFPPEPEMVVVVRTRVFDLLRCLWLFNRRPFADVATLCPISDHRGYFPHIHGFELTIPECVSCFWAYELGVFVNQFAYN; via the coding sequence aTGGAAGTTACTCAACCGAAGACAATCGAAAatcttccacaagatatgcttGTGGAAATTTTATCTCGAGTTGGAAGTTACTCATCCGACCAGTTGTTCATGTGTAAGTTGGTTTGCAAAAGCTTTTCGAAGCTTTCCAAAGATCCTTTAGTATTAAAAAGGCTTTCCCTAGATCGGTGGCCTCTATTACCTTGGGGAAACCCTAGATTCTTTGTTTTTTTATTTCGTTGTACGATTTTTGGAAACCCTAATGCGATATTTCACTGGGGTTTGATAGGTTATTTTGACGGTAGTCATATCGATTATGGGCTTGAATGTCTCAAGCAAGCTTCGAACAGCCAACTTAAAGAGgctgtttatgtttatggtttaatTATGTTTGCCTCTTGCAAAATAGAGGAAAAGCATGTCGGTTTACAAATTTTGAATGAAACATTCCCACCAGAGCCGGAGATGGTGGTTGTGGTGAGAACAAGGGTTTTTGATTTGCTGCGATGTTTATGGTTATTTAACCGCCGTCCTTTTGCTGACGTGGCAACGCTGTGCCCTATCTCTGACCACCGTGGTTATTTTCCACACATCCATGGGTTTGAACTCACGATACCGGAATGCGTGTC